acacacacacacacacacacacacacatgcgagATGGGGATGGGGTTGCTTGACCACGCAGCACAGGAGGACGTCTGTTTGTTGACGATGACAGAAAACCAAAATCTGATCCACTAAAGGgtgtaaaatattataatgttttcaaTTCAGAAACCACAAGAAATGTTtgttcaaagacaaaataataaaaataaacaaggctgaaatgtttttatatgcCAGTAAGACGGcaggaagagatgaagagggagCGTCTTCCTCGGTTTGatatttcatttctgtattttggaATCATAGTATTACGTCACAGCGTCCTCTCCTCCGGGGCGACGAGGAGACTCGGTGAAGGATCGAGACTCTAACGTTTAGCAGATTAACTTCCTGTTGTATTTTTTCCTACAGCAGCACAGTTTCCactcttcaacacacacacacacacacacacacacacacacacacacacacacacactggatcgTTGCAGAGACTGTTTGAGCTGACGGACAGCAATAAcaaaccaaaaatcaaaaaggaGCAGAGCCACTTTGTTGCAGCATCATGTCGGAGAACCTCCTCGTTCAGAGCACTAAACTGGTTGTTGTAGAATGGCTGATTTGTTAATGAAGTGTAAAAGTGTACATAAACTTATTGTATAAAATGTTCTGGCCTCTGAAGTttcttttacagtttcattATCTATTTAAGGaagaaataaagttattgattttactttttttattaccttaaATGTCACTATGATGGCAGCTTTTCTTCAAGAAAGAAGCTTTTGGAGTGAAAATATCAACTCTTTTGCTAATGAAATGATTAACTGACAGTAGAGGAAGTATTAATACCACATATTAAAAATACTCAGTAAAAGTATGTCAGTATTATCAGTAAAGTATAAGTTAAAGTATTCAAACTgacttgtgtttttatatatattctattattaGATGATTACTCATGCATTCATGTAAAATCAGGATTTCGCTGCTGTAGTTGGAGCTTGAgctctttttttcacaatgttttgtCACAATGTTTAGtccaaacctcaacattataacaaatatattaacattattactaattcATTAACATATTAAAGAATGACATTGActtaattaacattattaaaaggaaaagctGCCAAAGGTCACATCTGAGGCACTGGAACCATGTTATGACTTATATGTTCATTAAAATAGTTTCAAATGAATTTCTGTAAGTCAACAAACGTCAGCTTTACTTGTATAAATGGATAAATTgtctaatttattattattatatttttttaaggtcttcatatattttgtatgtaaaaatctaaatttgtaAAGTAGATTAgtgaagtggagtaaaaagtacaatctATCCCTCTGAGATTAGTGtgaaggaagagaaaacaaataacTTAAAAGTACTTCATTAAATATACATAGTTAATGAACATGAATTTAATTATAATGAAGGATTTTCAGTTTACTTTGTTCTTAAAATCATCCAAAACcccctaaaataaatattctatttataaTAAAAGGTTTTATACAGATTTCCAATAATATCTTAAGAGTTTTTCTAACAGatgaaatataaacatattgtctgtttattgtctaaataataaataaactaaaaacagTGAGTTagagagaagaaacacattcatgttcctTCTTATGTTTTCAGACAGAGAACGCGACTAGTCGAGTGTTTTGTCCCTCGTCAGAGTCCGTACTTTCTGAAACTACGTCATCATTCCGCGACTACTCACATGTtcacaacacagcagcagtgaggagctgtttagaaccagtttgtGATCAGGTATGTTCACTTTTATACTATATTTAAAAACTATTGATCTTTATATGTTTGTGTAGGAAGTGGACACTTTatctgtgaatgtttttattatttaattaactgtTTATTTACAGAATAAGATCATTGTTGTCATTCATGTAGGAACTCTgttcttttactttagtaaGAATTTAACATGCAACAAAGTGTTTAAATccaaatatacttaaagtatcaaaagtagaATTAGAAAGAGaagttatgtttaaaaaaaaaggttaatgccaaatattacaaataGATGTTTATCTGTAAAAGTGGAATTTGTGGAATTAAAGATGTGGGattcacaaagaaaacatataaaatttatcatcattataaaaaaaccaaataaatggtataatgatgataatagaaaagaaatcaatatatatgtgtatatatttatatctatatatatatatatatatttgtccaGTCCTGTGTGTTCTTATTTCTTTAGATGTGTTCAGGTCTCTCATGCAAAAGAGATTTCAATTATAACCTGAtataatgaagaagaagaataatgaAACTGTAGGGGAGGATAAAAGAAGTGGGACTAACTTTAAGATTTAAATGCATCAGAATGATTTCAAATAGGACAAAAATAATCTGTGCAGTTCATATACAATACACTTCTTGTGATACTACGCTGCTGAATCAAAGCAAACGAGGAGCAAAATATGTAACTTggaatttttattattattattacatattaggGCTTGagaaaaatcatttaaattaatatcaaaataattgaaaaaatatatatatatatatatgagaagaaaataaatacatctttcAATATGTAAAAATAGAATCTAAAACATCAGCTTTTGGTTAAGCTATAATACATAAAATCATGGAagtcattaaatacatttacaaaaacaaaatatatatataaataaatcaataaatacattttaataatattaataagatCCTATTTGTCATTTATCAAGTCATCCATCAGTTAAAGTAAACCAGGTAAAAAGTGatcaataacaatattttttttagtttcaggTTTTTAGCTCCTTCATCTTTAAAGGACAGCTGTTCCTctcctcgtcttcatcatcttcctcatcttcctccttcaGCCATGAGTGACATCGACAGCGACGACGACGTCCCGGCGCTCTCGGCTGAAACTCTCGCCGCCCTTCAGGAGTTTTACGACGAGACGAGCAGCTCGACGCCGTCAGACCAGTTCACTGTGGGAGCCGTGGAGGAGGACTGGGTGAGttcactgggttttttttattatgcagaAAAATTATCTACAGAAATGTCATTAGTGTCATCAGATTTAGTAATATTGGTTATAGgtttaagtatttaaatgttacttttacGTTCACCATAAAGTTAGTGAACTAAACGAGTGTGTTTCCTGTGTAGAAGTTGAAACATGCAGCACTTATTAGATTTAGTATCGTTGATTAAAGGTGTCgcttatgtgtttgtttgtttgtttgtttgtttgtttgtttgtttgtttgtttgtttgtgtttcctccagAGGATGAGTCAGTTCTGGTACAGCGACGAGACGGCGACTCGGTTGGCTGAGGAGGTCGTACGAGAAGCTGGAGAGGGAGGCAGGtaatactacacacacaccgacacacacacacacaaactttattATTCCAGTCCTGTGAATTGTCGCGCAGGTTTCTCCTGTCtgaatgtcaaagtgtccttgaacgcctcacagcagcccactgctcttaaatcagttaaatgttcctcacagtaacttgaAATGAAAACTCAGAGAGCATTTTTAAGAGAGAATCAGCGGTGCTTGAAATAGCAAACAGAAGCAGgtttaaaaagcatttaatcATGTATTTTAACATCATAGTATGACAGAAACAACAAGAATGAACTCAAACTGAGACTGTATAATATGAAGAAAAGATtcattttgttggtttttatattttctgattCAAAGCCAAGcttgtttcttttaaatcacttattAAAACAGACGTGAGATGTCgtcacttttttattattatcattttatttatttgttttactatagtattttatttattttatttattttatttattttatttattttatttagttaattattgtactgtttttgtGGGTTTGAGCCtcattgttgagctttctgttgttttattaatttgcttttcctgctttgtctgtcaaaacactttgtaaactctgtttttaaaggtgctatataaataaaattattattattatttttattatgtcttgaagctgcattgcattctggtttTCTTACGTTGGTGCAATATGTGCAGCTTTAGAACATAAATCCTGAATCTATGTTTCTGTAGAACTTAatctcaacaaaccagaatctCCATCATGTCTGACCCTcgggtgtttttgttttcctgcaggATAGCGTGTGTGAGCGCGCCCAGCGTGTACCAGAAGCTGAAGCAGGGCTCGGTGGTCGGCTCGGATCGGGTCTCGGCCGTCGTGCTGGAGTTCGACCGACGCTTCTCCACCTACGGCGACGACTTCATCTTCTACGACTACAACGAGCCGCTGTCGCTGCCGGATGACGTCGCTCCCAAGAGCTTCGACGTCGTCCTGGTCGACCCTCCGTACCTGTCCGAGGTGTGTCTGAGCAAAGTGTCCGAGACCGTCAAGTACCTGAGCAAAGGCAAAGTGCTGCTGTGTACAGGTgagaagtttttatttattttttatttaatttgattaatttttactttatatatatatattaatattttactctattaattttttattttaaattttatatttgtttctgttttattttttatttatatttatatttaattcattatttttttaatgattattactattatcatcattatgatTGTTGttactattatcattatcagtgtttgtattattattacaaccaataatgataataatctaataaatatttgttgtaATATTAATCAGAATAAGTGTAAgaattattattgataataatacaaataatgttttattttttgtgtcctCTCCGTTCTTTAGGAGCCGTTATGGAGAAACTGGCCGGAGAACTTCTGGATGTCAGAATGTGCAGCTTCCTCCCgaaacacaacagaaacttGTCCAACGACTTCCGCTGTTTTGTCAACTATCCGTCTCGCCTGCTGTCCTGAACCTCAGAGATCAGACTGAAGGAGAGACGAGGACATGAACGCTGCTTTCATACGGACGTTTCCTGTTTAGTGAAAAGGATCCATCGACACCAGCAGAGGAAACGTGGAAAAGTTCAAACACAAGTGAACTTTGGCttttgaaaagaagaagtgTGATGACTCAAAGACGGCTTGTTTATGAGCAAAGAGTGTAAAACCTGCTGGTTTTCTacaaaaaagataatttaaccCACAGAAAACGTATTTACATCAGTTTATGTTGATAGTTTCAGTTGCTT
The Anoplopoma fimbria isolate UVic2021 breed Golden Eagle Sablefish chromosome 16, Afim_UVic_2022, whole genome shotgun sequence genome window above contains:
- the eef1akmt1 gene encoding EEF1A lysine methyltransferase 1, which produces MSDIDSDDDVPALSAETLAALQEFYDETSSSTPSDQFTVGAVEEDWRMSQFWYSDETATRLAEEVVREAGEGGRIACVSAPSVYQKLKQGSVVGSDRVSAVVLEFDRRFSTYGDDFIFYDYNEPLSLPDDVAPKSFDVVLVDPPYLSEVCLSKVSETVKYLSKGKVLLCTGAVMEKLAGELLDVRMCSFLPKHNRNLSNDFRCFVNYPSRLLS